The sequence GTCGCGCGACTCGCGGCACGAGGTGTCGGGCAGGCCGACGACGGTGAACCCGGGCAGGCCGGCGGAGACGTGGACCTCGACGAGCACGGCATGGCCGTCGACCCCGAGCAGGGTGGCGGACGGGATGGTGGCGAGCACGGCGGCCTTCCTCGGTGCGATCGGTTTCGAGGAGGGGCCATGAGCCGGCCACCGAGCGACGACAGCGTACGGAGAGGGTGTGACGGCAACCCGGACGACGGGCCCGTCTGGTGGGGCGGCCGTCCGCCGGCCACCGAGCGACGAGAGCGTACGAAGGGGGTGTGACAGGAACCTTCCGGCGGGTCGGGCGCCGTTCCAAGCGGCCGTCCGCCGGCCACCGAGCGACGACAGCGTACGGAGCGGGTGTGACAGGTACCTCCCCGGCGGGTCCGTCGCCGTTTGGAAGGGGCCGTCCGCCGGCCACCGAGCGACGACAGCGTACGGAGGGGGTGTGACACAACGGCGCGTCGGGCGCCGTTCCGAAGCGGCCGTCCGCCGGCCACCGAGCGACGAGAGCGTACGAAGGGGTGCGACCGGAACGCCGTCGGCGCGGGCGGCACGGCGACCCGGGCTCGCGGTTGCGGTGTCGGCGGGGATGGGTCACGCTGCGGCCGTGCGTCGGGTGGGCGCGGTCGTCGTGCTCCTGGGGGTCGTGCTCGCCGCAGCGGCGGTGCTGATGGCCGCGGTGCCGTTCACGACGACGAGGGTCACCGGCGGCGACGTCGCCCGCGTCGACTGCGGCATCCCCTGGGTCGCCTGGTCCGGCGACGAGGGCGACCGGTGCGCCGACCTCGCCCGCTCCCGGGTGGACGGGGCCGCCACGGTCGCCTTCCTCGGGTTCGTCGTCATGGGCCTCGGGTTCGTCGCCCGGCGGCGGGGCCCCGCCGTCCGGCGGTCGCCGCCCCGGCGCCCGCCGATCCGGCCGATGCCGCCCCGCTGACCCCCCGGCAACCGGGCCGGCACCCGCCGACGTCGCCGAAACGCCGGCGCCGCCCCGTGCACCGGCGCCGCCCCCGTGCACCGGCGCCGCCCCCGTGCACCGGCGCCGCCCCCGTGCACCGGCGCCGCCCCCGTGCACCGGCGCCGCGCCCGTGCACCGGCGCCGCCCCCGTGCACCGCGCCGCCGCCGGCGCCCCTCTCGGGGACACGGTCGCTCACCGCGCACGGTCGTCGTCGCCGACGGCGGGCGGCCGCATACTGGAGGCGTGGGGTTCAACCCGTTCCGCCCGCAGAACCGGTCGACGGCCGACTACGTGATGGTCGCCGCGGCCATGGTGGTCGTCGTGGCGCTCGTGCTGTGGGGGTTCCTCGGGTGATCGGGGTCGACGGGGACGTCGAGGTCCGCCGCGTCCAGCCCTACCAGGCGGTCAAGACCTACCTCTGCCCCGGCTGCAACCACGACATCGAGCCGGGGGTCGGCCACCTCGTCGCCATCCCGGCCGAGGCGCCCGACCTCCGCCGCCACTGGCACCACGCCTGCTGGGCCCACCGCCACGACCGCCGGCCCGGACGCCTCCGCTGACGCGACCCGGCGGGCCCCAGGCCGCGTCGGCAACAGCGCACGAGGCCCACGACCGCCGGACGCGGCACCACGCCTGCTGGGCCCACGGCCACGACCGCCGGCCCGGCCGCCTCCCCTAGCCACGACCCAAGCGGGTCCCGGCGCCCGCTAGAACGCGCCCTCGATGACCTCGACGCGGCCGGCCATCACCGACGCCACGTCGAAGCGGATGGTGGCCGGGCGCACGGGCGACGCCTCGAGCCACCGCGCCGCGAGCTGGCGCAGGCGCTGGCGCTTGGCGTGGGTGACGGCCTCGGCCGGGACGCCGAACGCGTCCGTCGTCCGGGTCTTCACCTCGCAGAACACGATCGTGCGGTGCCGGCGCACGACCAGGTCGATCTCGCCCTCCCGCACCCGCCAGTTCCGGTCGAGCACCTCGTAGCCGTTGGCCTCGTACCACGCCGCGGCGGCCGCCTCGCCGGACGCGCCGAGGGCGCGCCGGCGGTCGGCCGGCCGGTTCACGACTCCGACCCCAGCTCCTCGATGTTGACGTCCTTGAACGTCACCACGTTGACCGACGAGACGAACCGCTGGTCGCGGTGCATGTCCCACACCCACGCGTCCCGCAGCTCGAGCTCCACGTAGGTGCGCCCGCCCTCGTCGTGCACGGTGCGCTTCACGTTGTTGGCGAGGTAGAAGCGCCGCTCGGTCTCGACCACGTAGGAGAACATGGGCCGGACGGCCTTGTACTCCTGGTACAGCCGGAGCTCGATCTCGGCCTCGTACCGCTCGAGGTCCTCGGCGCTCACGGGGTCACCTTACGGCCCGGCCGGCGCCGCGCCCGGGACGATCAGCGGGTCCGCTTCTCCTTGACCTTCGCGGCCTTCCCGATGCGGTCCCGCAGGTAGTAGAGCTTGGCCCGGCGGACGTCGCCCCTGGTCAGGACCTCGATCTTCGCCACGATCGGCGAGTGCACCGGGAACGTGCGCTCCACGCCGACGCCGAAGCTCACCTTGCGGACGGTGAACGACTCGCGCACGCCGGAGCCCTGGCGGCGGATGACGACGCCCTGGAAGACCTGCACGCGCTCGCGGTTGCCCTCGACGACGCGGACGTGCACCTTGAGCGTGTCGCCGGCGGCGAAGTCGGGGATGTCGTCGCGCAGGCTGGACTGGTCGACGAGGTCGGTGCGGTTCATGGCGCGGGGGCTCCGGGACAGGGGTCGTCAGGGGACGCTCCAGGGTAGGCGATCCCGGCCTCGTCCTCCAACAGCCGGACCTCCTCGGGGGTCAGGCCGCCGCGCGCGGCGACGAGGTCGGGCCGGTCGCGGACCGTCCGGGCCAGGGCCTGGGCCCGCCGCCACCGGGCGATCCGGCCGTGGTCGCCGGAGCGCAGCACCTCGGGCACGGCCCAGCCCCGGAAGACCGCCGGGCGGGTGTACTGCGGGTACTCCAGCAGCCCGTCGGCGAAGGACTCGTCCTCGGCCGACGCGGCGTTGCCCATCACGCCGGGGACGAGGCGGGCGACGGCCTCGACCACGACCATGGCCGCCACCTCGCCGCCGGCGAGCACGTAGTCGCCGATCGACAGCTCGCCGTCCACGAGGTGCTGGCGGACGCGGTCGTCGACCCCCTCGTAGCGCCCGCACAGCAGGCTGAACCCCGCCGACGCGGCCAGCTCCCGGGCCGTCGCCTGGTCGAAGCGCCGGCCGCCCGGCCCGAGGAGGAACAGCGGCCGGGGCGGGTCGACCGCCTCGACCGCGCCGAACAGCGGCTCGGGCATGAGCACCATCCCGGCCCCGCCGCCGAACGGCGCGTCGTCGACCGAGCGGTGCGGGTCGGTCGCCGCCGACCGGAGGTCGTGGACGCGGACGTCGACGACGCCGGCCGCCCGAGCCTTGCCGAGCAGGCTCCGCCCGGCGAAGGCCTCGACGACGTCCGGGAAGATCGTGAACACGTCGATGCGCATGGCCGCCCGCCAGCCTACCTTCTGTAGCTTGCACGTTACGTAAGCGACGTGTTACACAGGACCGGTGCCGCCGGTCTTCGAGGCCATCGCCGACCCCACCCGCCGCCACATCCTCGAGCTCCTCGCCGACGGCGAGCGCACGGCCGGCGAGCTGGCGGCCGCCTTCCCCACGAGCCGGCCTGCCGTCTCCCGCCACCTCCGGGTGCTCCGGCAGGCCGGCCTCGTGCGGTGGCGGGGCGACGCGCAGCGG is a genomic window of Acidimicrobiales bacterium containing:
- a CDS encoding YraN family protein encodes the protein MNRPADRRRALGASGEAAAAAWYEANGYEVLDRNWRVREGEIDLVVRRHRTIVFCEVKTRTTDAFGVPAEAVTHAKRQRLRQLAARWLEASPVRPATIRFDVASVMAGRVEVIEGAF
- a CDS encoding DUF2469 family protein; its protein translation is MSAEDLERYEAEIELRLYQEYKAVRPMFSYVVETERRFYLANNVKRTVHDEGGRTYVELELRDAWVWDMHRDQRFVSSVNVVTFKDVNIEELGSES
- the rplS gene encoding 50S ribosomal protein L19, with the translated sequence MNRTDLVDQSSLRDDIPDFAAGDTLKVHVRVVEGNRERVQVFQGVVIRRQGSGVRESFTVRKVSFGVGVERTFPVHSPIVAKIEVLTRGDVRRAKLYYLRDRIGKAAKVKEKRTR
- the trmD gene encoding tRNA (guanosine(37)-N1)-methyltransferase TrmD; translation: MRIDVFTIFPDVVEAFAGRSLLGKARAAGVVDVRVHDLRSAATDPHRSVDDAPFGGGAGMVLMPEPLFGAVEAVDPPRPLFLLGPGGRRFDQATARELAASAGFSLLCGRYEGVDDRVRQHLVDGELSIGDYVLAGGEVAAMVVVEAVARLVPGVMGNAASAEDESFADGLLEYPQYTRPAVFRGWAVPEVLRSGDHGRIARWRRAQALARTVRDRPDLVAARGGLTPEEVRLLEDEAGIAYPGASPDDPCPGAPAP
- a CDS encoding metalloregulator ArsR/SmtB family transcription factor — protein: MPPVFEAIADPTRRHILELLADGERTAGELAAAFPTSRPAVSRHLRVLRQAGLVRWRGDAQRRVYRLDPAPLSEVDAWLDRYRRFWSDRLDILGDHLERSRRETTT